From a single Dysidea avara chromosome 14, odDysAvar1.4, whole genome shotgun sequence genomic region:
- the LOC136244013 gene encoding uncharacterized protein, with the protein MEKRNGPEFVLCEFEELYLISLVSSKPGIYLKEVQQMLADYTGRIVHVSTICRALHRLGFSRQRIKITSSLRSDDLRAEFIAEMSAFDPSFMQWIDESGFDKRNHLRKYGYGVRGQPPRNYTLTLRGKRYTSIAVLTTNGVEDVYITESSVDGDVFLDFVRRCMLPLLMPFNGTNPNSIVVMDNASIHHIDPVFELLTAVGALVKFLPAYSPDLNPIEEVFAEAKHYLEANDTSAVSPKTAILSAYHSVSVDNCLSYIEHAGYIV; encoded by the coding sequence ATGGAGAAAAGAAATGGTCCAGAGTTTGTATTATGTGAATTTGAAGAGCTGTACCTTATAAGTCTCGTTTCCTCTAAGCCTGGAATTTATCTCAAAGAAGTACAGCAAATGCTAGCTGATTATACTGGTCGTATTGTTCACGTCTCCACTATCTGCAGGGCATTGCATCGCCTTGGTTTCAGTAGGCAGCGGATAAAAATCACTTCATCCTTACGTTCTGATGATTTAAGAGCAGAGTTCATTGCTGAAATGTCTGCTTTTGATCCATCCTTCATGCAATGGATAGATGAAAGCGGATTTGACAAGAGGAACCACCTTAGAAAATATGGATATGGAGTTCGTGGACAACCCCCTAGAAACTACACCCTCACACTACGTGGAAAACGCTACACTTCCATAGCTGTACTTACTACAAATGGAGTAGAGGATGTATACATTACAGAAAGTTCAGTAGATGGTGATGTGTTCTTGGACTTTGTTCGTCGGTGTATGCTCCCACTACTCATGCCGTTCAATGGTACAAACCCCAATTCAATTGTAGTAATGGACAACGCTTCTATACACCACATCGATCCAGTGTTCGAACTTCTCACAGCTGTTGGAGCCCTTGTAAAATTTTTGCCAGCGTATTCTCCAGATCTGAACCCTATAGAAGAGGTGTTTGCTGAAGCTAAACATTATCTGGAAGCAAATGACACCTCTGCTGTATCACCCAAAACTGCTATACTATCAGCATACCACTCAGTTAGTGTTGATAACTGTCTAAGCTACATTGAACATGCAGGTTACATTGTCTAA
- the LOC136244367 gene encoding uncharacterized protein yields the protein MDSSSSRSVTPVSNVLSGRNAPVTVYNVAVGTKSTAVSTSLPLANMESVLTSNKSTSSDVGSLERRMATVNPSVTGALIQWLAGMQQNKVPSPTPVSLRPVALLNPQPGVTETTERIEYATKKKVININVKVLNKGKLKDCPVYVLRNIDESKQLTRRELIKELQSQFGSIVPETCQLPIGYFKGSTKITIRTDADIADIWEYVRKGNQVTLWCQGDYPETSSESEDEPLPAKKKRKGTKKKLSALEEKSNRVEGLIHTLKQKHGDEYNMIQYRLWAEVVDVGTHRSTTDPPNIPAFTGNRVCKSKPIEALTSAVTHMAQVFTSNATTPTTTTVSAGTMSVGSDTNTLTGISPAKLAGLRSSYLVQLKDLHSLYESGAISETEFQEQKAPILDHLKRLVPE from the exons ATGGACAGTTCTTCCTCAAGAAGTGTGACCCCAGTTTCAAATGTACTTTCAGGACGCAATGCTCCTGTAACAGTTTACAATGTTGCTGTTGGTACGAAGTCTACTGCCGTATCTACTTCACTACCCTTAGCCAACATGGAGTCGGTGCTAACCAGTAACAAGAGTACCAGTTCTGATGTTGGATCACTTGAGCGACGGATGGCGACTGTGAACCCCAGTGTAACTGGTGCACTTATACAGTGGCTTGCTGGGATGCAGCAGAACAAGGTCCCATCTCCCACCCCAGTTTCTCTGAGACCTGTAGCCCTACTTAATCCTCAACCTGGCGTGACAGAGACAACAGAAAGAATCGAATATGCGACCAAGAAGAAGGTGATCAATATTAATGTTAAAGTTCTAAATAAGGGAAAGTTAAAGGATTGTCCAGTTTATGTTTTAAGAAACATTGATGAGAGCAAACAGTTGACACGACGTGAGCTAATCAAAGAGCTGCAAAGTCAGTTTGGGTCAATAGTTCCTGAGACTTGCCAGCTACCAATAGGCTACTTCAAGGGCTCAACAAAAATAACCATAAGAACAGATGCCGATATTGCTGACATCTGGGAGTATGTAAGAAAGGGAAATCAGGTAACCCTGTGGTGCCAAGGCGATTATCCTGAAACCTCAAGTGAAAGTGAGGATGAACCGCTGCCTGCTAAAAAGAAACGGAAAGGAACTAAGAAGAAACTTTCTGCTTTAGAGGAAAAGTCTAATCGAGTAGAGGGGCTTATTCATACCCTAAAGCAGAAACATGGTGATGAGTACAACATGATACAATACCGTCTATGGGCAGAAGTGGTAGACGTTGGCACACACAG ATCGACGACTGACCCACCCAATATTCCTGCTTTTACTGGTAACAGAGTATGCAAATCAAAGCCGATAGAAGCTCTAACATCTGCAGTTACACATATGGCACAGGTGTTTACTTCTAATGCTACTAcacctactactactactgttaGTGCTGGGACTATGAGTGTTGGAAGCGACACAAATACGCTTACAGGGATTTCACCAGCCAAACTGGCAGGTCTGAGGAGCAGCTACTTGGTACAGTTAAAGGATCTTCACTCTCTATATGAAAGTGGAGCTATTTCTGAAACTGAATTTCAAGAGCAGAAGGCTCCAATCTTGGATCACCTGAAGCGACTTGTACCAGAGTAA